The Leptodactylus fuscus isolate aLepFus1 chromosome 3, aLepFus1.hap2, whole genome shotgun sequence genome has a segment encoding these proteins:
- the DYNLT1 gene encoding dynein light chain Tctex-type 1 encodes MDEFQTAEESSFVVDEVSNIIKESIESAIGGNAYQHNKVNQWTTNVVEQTLSQLTKLGKPFKYIVTCVIMQKNGAGLHTASSCFWDNSTDGSCTVRWENKTMYCIVSAFGLAI; translated from the exons ATGGACGAGTTTCAGACAGCGGAAGAG TCCTCATTTGTTGTAGATGAAGTGAGCAACATCATTAAAGAG TCGATAGAAAGTGCCATCGGTGGAAATGCTTATCAACACAACAAAGTCAACCAATGGACTACAAATGTCGTGGAGCAAACTCTGAGCCAACTTACAAAACTGGGAAAGCCATTCAAATACATTG TTACCTGTGTGATCATGCAGAAGAATGGCGCAGGTCTTCATACAGCAAGCTCATGTTTTTGGGATAATTCAACGGATG GAAGCTGTACCGTCAGATGGGAGAACAAGACTATGTATTGTATTGTCAGTGCCTTTGGACTTGCAATTTGA